In Leifsonia sp. ZF2019, a genomic segment contains:
- a CDS encoding helix-turn-helix domain-containing protein, whose amino-acid sequence MLRSVAVPLLDDFAMFEFGVVCEVFGLDRSYAGLEPFDFRVCAIEPQNPLDSPTGVRLLAPYDLSAMEDADLIAVPAATIRDSYPEELLEALRRASARGATLLSVCSGAFVLGEAGLLDGRECTTHWRYADALQSRFPLAEVDPDVLFIDDGDVITSAGTSAGIDACLHLVRRELGSATANTIARNMVVPPQRDGGQRQYIDKPVSDCADDTFSELIDYLTDRLDENHTVGALAARTHMSTRSFSRKFVAETGVSPMQWLTTQRVLHARLLLETTALPIDEVARQCGFGSATLLRHHFDQEVGVPPTRYRAAFAQREAQPVAAG is encoded by the coding sequence ATGTTGAGATCCGTCGCGGTTCCGCTGCTCGACGACTTCGCGATGTTCGAGTTCGGGGTGGTGTGCGAGGTGTTCGGCCTCGACCGCAGTTACGCCGGGCTGGAGCCGTTCGACTTCCGTGTCTGCGCCATCGAGCCGCAGAATCCCCTCGACAGCCCCACCGGGGTCCGCCTGCTCGCCCCGTACGACCTGAGCGCGATGGAGGATGCGGATCTCATCGCCGTGCCCGCCGCCACCATCCGCGACAGCTACCCGGAGGAGCTCCTGGAGGCCCTGCGTCGCGCTTCCGCCCGCGGCGCCACGCTGCTCAGCGTCTGCTCCGGCGCGTTCGTGCTCGGCGAGGCCGGCCTGCTCGACGGGCGCGAGTGCACGACCCACTGGCGCTACGCCGACGCGCTGCAGAGCCGCTTCCCGCTCGCCGAGGTCGACCCGGACGTGCTCTTCATCGACGACGGCGACGTGATCACGAGCGCCGGCACCTCCGCCGGCATCGATGCCTGCCTGCACCTCGTGCGCCGCGAGCTCGGCAGCGCCACCGCCAACACGATCGCGCGCAACATGGTCGTCCCGCCGCAGCGCGACGGCGGACAGCGCCAGTACATCGACAAGCCGGTCTCCGACTGCGCGGACGACACCTTCAGCGAGCTGATCGACTACCTCACGGACCGCCTCGACGAGAACCACACGGTCGGCGCCCTCGCCGCCCGCACCCACATGTCCACCCGCAGCTTCTCGCGCAAGTTCGTCGCCGAGACGGGGGTCTCGCCGATGCAGTGGCTCACGACCCAGCGCGTCCTGCACGCGCGCCTCCTGCTCGAGACCACCGCGCTCCCGATCGACGAGGTCGCCCGCCAGTGCGGCTTCGGCAGCGCGACGCTCCTGCGGCACCACTTCGACCAGGAAGTCGGAGTGCCGCCGACCCGCTACCGGGCGGCATTCGCGCAGCGGGAGGCCCAGCCGGTCGCGGCGGGCTGA
- the treY gene encoding malto-oligosyltrehalose synthase: MPVSTPPPSSTYRLQISPAFTLRDAAQVLDHVHRLGADWVYLSPLLQAEHGSMHGYDVIDHSTVDAERGGPEALRDFSAAAHERGLRVLVDIVPNHMGVATPRDNAWWWDVLTHGAEAEHAPFFDIDWAFGGGRLRLPILGDDPAELDALRVEDGELRYYDHRFPLAPGTAGGSAREVHDRQHYELMSWRRADDELNYRRFFAVNTLAGLRVEDERVFDATHAEIGRWLREGLVDGLRVDHPDGLREPGEYLERLARLADGAPVWVEKILEGDERTPDWPIDGTTGYDALGLVDRVLTDPAGERELTALADAPEWGALVRERKRAVADGILRSEVLRVVRELTAGTEAGESVDAGRLADAVAELAAAFPVYRSYLPFGVEHLREALDAATASRPDLADALARVAERVSETGPSSPTRRFEQTTGAIMAKGVEDNAFYRYPRLVSLTEVGGEPDVFALPVDAFHRRQEARLASLPHSLTALTTHDTKRSEDTRARVAVLAELPARWAAFLGAVSDRVTLGDGPLEDLLWQSIVGAWPASRERLQAYALKAAREAGDSTSWIDPDVAFEERMAALVDAAFDDDRVRSEVEAIAAVVEGPGASNGLAAKLIQLTVPGVPDVYQGTERWDRSLVDPDNRRPVEFDAAEALLARVDDGWLPPIDSSGAAKVLVVSRALRLRRDRPDLFVSYRGLTADGPAAGHLVAFDRGGAVTLATRLPYGLAAAGGWGDTTVDLGVSGGMLRDALSGREHEGHARLADVFAQYPVALLAPVGTARASETEEGR, encoded by the coding sequence ATGCCTGTGAGCACGCCGCCCCCCTCCAGCACCTACCGCCTCCAGATCTCGCCCGCCTTCACCCTGCGCGACGCCGCCCAGGTGCTCGACCACGTGCACCGTCTCGGCGCGGACTGGGTGTACCTCTCCCCGCTGCTGCAGGCCGAGCACGGGTCGATGCACGGGTACGACGTGATCGACCACAGCACCGTCGACGCCGAGCGCGGCGGGCCGGAGGCGCTGCGCGACTTCTCGGCGGCGGCGCACGAACGCGGGCTGCGGGTGCTGGTGGACATCGTCCCGAACCACATGGGCGTCGCGACCCCGCGGGACAACGCGTGGTGGTGGGACGTGCTCACCCACGGCGCGGAGGCCGAGCACGCGCCGTTCTTCGACATCGACTGGGCGTTCGGCGGCGGCCGGCTTCGCCTCCCGATCCTCGGCGACGACCCGGCCGAGCTGGACGCGCTGCGCGTCGAGGACGGCGAGCTGCGCTACTACGACCACCGCTTCCCGCTCGCCCCCGGCACGGCGGGCGGCAGCGCCCGCGAGGTGCACGACCGCCAGCACTACGAGCTGATGTCGTGGCGACGGGCCGACGACGAGCTGAACTACCGCCGCTTCTTCGCCGTCAACACGCTCGCGGGCCTGCGCGTCGAGGACGAGCGGGTGTTCGACGCGACGCACGCCGAGATCGGCCGCTGGCTGCGGGAGGGTCTCGTCGACGGACTGCGGGTCGATCACCCCGACGGCCTGCGCGAACCCGGCGAGTACCTCGAACGCCTCGCCCGGCTCGCCGACGGGGCCCCGGTGTGGGTCGAGAAGATCCTGGAGGGCGACGAGCGCACACCCGATTGGCCCATCGACGGGACGACCGGATACGACGCCCTCGGCCTCGTCGACCGTGTGCTCACCGACCCCGCCGGAGAGCGTGAGCTGACCGCGCTGGCGGATGCCCCCGAGTGGGGAGCGCTCGTGCGGGAGCGCAAGCGGGCCGTCGCCGACGGCATCCTGCGGTCGGAGGTGCTGCGAGTCGTGCGCGAGCTGACCGCCGGGACGGAGGCGGGCGAGAGCGTCGATGCCGGACGCCTCGCCGACGCGGTGGCCGAGCTCGCCGCCGCCTTCCCCGTCTATCGCAGCTACCTCCCGTTCGGCGTCGAGCACCTCCGGGAGGCGCTCGACGCAGCCACAGCCTCCCGACCCGACCTGGCCGACGCGCTCGCGAGGGTCGCCGAGCGCGTGAGCGAGACCGGGCCCTCCTCCCCCACTCGGCGCTTCGAGCAGACGACCGGGGCGATCATGGCGAAGGGCGTCGAGGACAACGCCTTCTACCGCTACCCCCGCCTGGTCTCCCTGACGGAGGTGGGCGGCGAGCCGGACGTCTTCGCGCTGCCGGTCGACGCGTTCCACCGGCGCCAGGAGGCGCGGCTCGCCTCCCTGCCGCACTCGCTGACCGCCTTGACCACCCACGACACCAAACGCAGCGAGGACACACGTGCGCGGGTCGCCGTGCTGGCCGAACTCCCCGCACGCTGGGCGGCTTTCCTCGGCGCGGTGAGCGATCGCGTGACGCTCGGCGACGGGCCGCTCGAGGACCTGCTCTGGCAGTCGATCGTGGGCGCGTGGCCCGCGTCGCGCGAGCGGCTGCAGGCGTACGCCCTCAAGGCCGCACGGGAGGCCGGCGACTCCACCTCCTGGATCGACCCCGACGTCGCCTTCGAGGAGCGGATGGCCGCCCTGGTCGACGCCGCCTTCGACGACGACCGCGTCCGCAGCGAGGTGGAGGCGATCGCCGCGGTCGTCGAGGGGCCCGGCGCGAGCAACGGGCTCGCCGCCAAGCTGATCCAGCTCACCGTCCCGGGCGTCCCGGACGTGTACCAGGGCACGGAGCGCTGGGACCGTTCTCTGGTCGATCCCGACAACCGCCGTCCCGTCGAGTTCGATGCGGCAGAGGCTCTGCTCGCCCGCGTCGACGACGGCTGGCTGCCGCCGATCGACTCCTCCGGGGCCGCCAAGGTGCTGGTCGTCTCCCGCGCGCTGCGGCTGCGCCGCGACCGGCCGGACCTCTTCGTGTCGTATCGCGGGCTCACCGCCGACGGCCCCGCCGCCGGGCATCTCGTCGCCTTCGACCGCGGCGGAGCGGTCACCCTCGCGACGCGCCTGCCCTACGGTCTCGCGGCGGCGGGAGGCTGGGGTGACACGACCGTCGACCTCGGCGTCAGCGGCGGCATGCTGCGCGACGCGCTCAGCGGCCGCGAGCACGAGGGGCACGCACGCCTCGCCGACGTGTTCGCGCAGTATCCGGTGGCCCTGCTGGCGCCGGTCGGAACCGCCCGCGCATCCGAGACCGAGGAGGGCCGATGA
- a CDS encoding CsbD family protein, with protein MGLDDKIENAGEKLGGQAKEATGKATGDERLEAEGKGDQIKADIKQAAEKVKDAFKH; from the coding sequence ATGGGACTCGACGACAAGATCGAGAACGCAGGGGAGAAGCTGGGCGGTCAGGCCAAGGAGGCCACCGGCAAGGCGACCGGCGACGAGCGCCTCGAAGCCGAAGGCAAGGGCGACCAGATCAAGGCCGACATCAAGCAGGCCGCCGAGAAGGTCAAGGACGCGTTCAAGCACTGA
- a CDS encoding 3-hydroxyacyl-CoA dehydrogenase codes for MTGITNVTVLGTGVLGSQIAFQTAFHGFAVTAYDISTDALDAAKKRFEGLAALYEKEVAGAGDGAAQKALAGIRYADDLAQAVKEADLVIEAVPENLELKRDIYTKLGELAPAETIFATNSSTLLPSDLVGYTGRPKRFLALHFANHVWVNNTAEVMGTKQTDPEVYQQVVDFASAIGMVPIELKKEKAGYVLNSLLVPLLDAAAELLVDGIADPETIDKTWRIGTGAPKGPFEIFDIVGLTTAYNISSVAGPKQREFAAYLKENYIDKGKLGIATGEGFYRY; via the coding sequence ATGACCGGCATCACCAATGTCACCGTTCTCGGAACCGGCGTGCTCGGATCGCAGATCGCGTTCCAGACGGCGTTCCACGGCTTCGCCGTCACCGCGTACGACATCAGCACCGACGCACTCGACGCGGCGAAGAAGCGCTTCGAAGGCCTCGCCGCGCTCTACGAGAAGGAGGTCGCGGGAGCCGGTGACGGCGCAGCGCAGAAGGCTCTCGCGGGCATCCGCTACGCCGACGACCTCGCGCAGGCCGTCAAGGAGGCCGACCTCGTGATCGAGGCGGTTCCCGAGAACCTCGAACTCAAGCGCGACATCTACACCAAGCTGGGCGAACTGGCGCCGGCGGAGACGATCTTCGCCACCAACTCCTCCACCCTGCTCCCGAGCGACCTCGTCGGCTACACCGGGCGCCCGAAGCGCTTCCTCGCCCTCCACTTCGCGAACCACGTGTGGGTCAACAACACCGCCGAGGTCATGGGCACGAAGCAGACCGATCCCGAGGTGTACCAGCAGGTCGTCGACTTCGCGTCGGCGATCGGGATGGTGCCGATCGAGCTGAAGAAGGAGAAGGCCGGCTACGTGCTGAACTCCCTGCTCGTGCCGCTGCTCGATGCGGCGGCCGAGCTGCTGGTCGACGGGATCGCCGACCCCGAGACGATCGACAAGACGTGGCGCATCGGCACCGGGGCACCCAAGGGCCCGTTCGAGATCTTCGACATCGTCGGGCTGACGACCGCGTACAACATCTCGTCCGTCGCCGGTCCGAAGCAGCGCGAGTTCGCCGCGTACCTCAAGGAGAACTACATCGACAAGGGCAAGCTGGGCATCGCGACCGGCGAGGGCTTCTACCGGTACTGA
- a CDS encoding NADP-dependent oxidoreductase has product MATVVQYERLGGPEVLEVVEVPDPSAPAGGVVVRVRAAGVNPIDGKLRSGGRPSGPFTGPRVPGSDAAGTVVEVGDGVDDWAVGDEVVVRGARGGYASHLVADAAQLVRKPAGVTWEQAAAIGIPVSTAHQALRSLGLADGETLLVHGGSGAVGRAAVQFARRTGARVVATGSPAAHDRLRELGAIPVAYGDGLLERLREAAPQGYDRILDAVGSDEALETSFALVDDRSRIGTVVVGGRAADLGIQAWAGGNPVPLTAEQTALREEAYPLALDLIARREFEVDIARTFPLAEAAEAARLVESGHPGGKVILLP; this is encoded by the coding sequence ATGGCGACCGTGGTGCAGTACGAGCGGCTGGGCGGACCGGAGGTCCTGGAGGTCGTGGAGGTGCCGGATCCGTCGGCGCCCGCGGGCGGCGTGGTGGTGCGGGTGCGTGCGGCGGGCGTCAACCCGATCGACGGCAAGCTGCGGAGCGGCGGCCGTCCGAGCGGGCCGTTCACGGGACCCCGGGTTCCGGGCAGTGACGCCGCCGGCACGGTCGTGGAGGTCGGCGATGGCGTGGACGACTGGGCCGTCGGCGACGAGGTGGTGGTCCGCGGGGCCCGCGGCGGCTATGCATCGCACCTGGTGGCGGATGCCGCGCAGCTCGTGCGCAAGCCCGCGGGCGTGACCTGGGAGCAGGCCGCCGCGATCGGCATCCCGGTGAGCACCGCGCATCAGGCGCTGAGGTCGCTGGGTCTCGCGGACGGGGAGACGCTGCTCGTCCACGGCGGCTCCGGGGCGGTCGGCCGCGCCGCCGTCCAGTTCGCGCGCCGCACCGGGGCGAGGGTGGTGGCCACGGGCTCCCCCGCCGCGCACGACCGTCTGCGCGAGCTCGGGGCGATCCCGGTCGCCTACGGGGACGGGCTGCTGGAGCGGCTGCGGGAGGCCGCGCCGCAGGGCTACGACCGCATCCTCGACGCGGTCGGCTCCGACGAGGCGCTGGAGACGTCGTTCGCGCTGGTCGACGATCGGTCACGCATCGGAACCGTCGTCGTGGGCGGCCGGGCCGCCGACCTGGGCATCCAGGCGTGGGCGGGCGGCAATCCCGTGCCACTCACGGCGGAGCAGACCGCACTCCGCGAGGAGGCGTACCCGTTGGCGCTCGACCTGATCGCGCGCAGGGAGTTCGAGGTCGACATCGCGCGCACGTTCCCCCTCGCCGAGGCGGCGGAGGCGGCGCGGCTCGTCGAGTCCGGGCATCCGGGCGGCAAGGTGATCCTGCTGCCGTGA
- a CDS encoding DUF2200 domain-containing protein, with product MGSHRIFAMTFASIHPLYVAKVERKGRDAADVDRVISWLTGYDEAGLARAIADGVTLEEFFARAPAMNPAAELITGVICGVRVEEIDDPLMQRIRHMDKLVDEVARGKKMQSILRAPATA from the coding sequence ATGGGCTCCCATCGGATCTTCGCCATGACGTTCGCGAGCATCCACCCGCTGTACGTCGCCAAAGTCGAGCGCAAAGGACGCGACGCCGCCGACGTCGACCGCGTCATCTCCTGGCTCACGGGCTACGACGAAGCCGGACTCGCACGTGCCATCGCCGACGGCGTGACCCTGGAGGAGTTCTTCGCCCGCGCTCCGGCCATGAATCCCGCCGCAGAGCTCATCACCGGCGTCATCTGCGGCGTGCGGGTCGAGGAGATCGACGACCCGCTCATGCAGCGCATCCGTCACATGGACAAGCTCGTCGACGAGGTCGCGCGCGGCAAGAAGATGCAGAGCATCCTGCGCGCACCCGCCACCGCCTGA
- a CDS encoding HAD-IA family hydrolase — MDVTARGFLFDMDGTLVDSTPVVEHVWGELSARHGLDPAEVLEFAHGRPAPDTVGHFLPGLTDAERQSILEHLVREEVTRTDGIVEIPGAAALVEGLVGAGARVALVTSAPRELAEARMAAAGIPLPDVVVTPADVGNGKPAPDPYLLGARLLGVPIADCVVFEDVEAGLRAGIAAGAETIVVGPYASATTEGLTRVPDHRDVSITAVGDGAFRLCRA; from the coding sequence GTGGATGTGACGGCGCGCGGATTCCTGTTCGACATGGATGGCACCCTCGTGGACTCGACCCCGGTGGTCGAGCACGTGTGGGGCGAGCTCAGCGCCCGCCACGGGCTGGACCCGGCGGAGGTGCTGGAGTTCGCGCACGGGCGCCCCGCTCCGGACACGGTGGGCCACTTCCTCCCGGGCCTGACGGACGCGGAACGCCAGAGCATCCTGGAGCACCTCGTGCGCGAGGAGGTCACGCGGACCGACGGCATCGTCGAGATCCCGGGAGCCGCCGCGCTGGTCGAGGGCCTGGTCGGCGCCGGCGCACGGGTCGCGCTGGTGACGAGCGCGCCGCGCGAGCTCGCGGAGGCGCGCATGGCGGCGGCGGGCATCCCCCTGCCCGACGTCGTCGTGACCCCCGCCGACGTCGGCAACGGCAAGCCCGCCCCCGACCCGTACCTGCTGGGTGCCCGGCTGCTGGGCGTGCCCATCGCGGACTGCGTCGTGTTCGAGGACGTCGAGGCGGGCCTGCGCGCCGGCATCGCTGCGGGCGCGGAGACGATCGTGGTCGGGCCATACGCGTCGGCGACGACGGAGGGGCTGACCCGGGTGCCCGACCATCGCGACGTGAGCATCACCGCCGTCGG
- a CDS encoding TetR/AcrR family transcriptional regulator: MPTGRRERNKEEKQARIFDAAERLFDELGFAGVTTQRIADEADVAAGTVFRYAATKAELLLMVSNERSRDRIRAGAAADDPESPAASRLLALVTPLVLAGRDNDENTLAYQRELLFGDAGERYREEGLALFGELRERMGAVLVDTWERRAVAAAPEAAAPDPAAASRALSAALHFTIADAAAHGRPTAELLTDLAADFEVIVRGYETHPTTSEDSDHTEQGEK, encoded by the coding sequence ATGCCGACAGGACGGCGGGAGCGCAACAAGGAGGAGAAGCAGGCGCGCATCTTCGATGCCGCCGAGCGCCTCTTCGACGAACTGGGCTTCGCGGGCGTCACGACCCAGCGCATCGCCGACGAGGCGGACGTCGCGGCCGGCACCGTGTTCCGCTATGCCGCCACGAAGGCCGAGCTGCTGCTGATGGTGAGCAATGAGCGCAGCCGAGACCGCATCAGGGCCGGCGCCGCGGCGGACGACCCGGAGTCGCCCGCGGCGTCCCGGCTGCTCGCCCTGGTCACTCCGCTCGTGCTCGCCGGTCGCGACAACGACGAGAACACGCTGGCCTATCAGCGCGAGCTCCTCTTCGGCGATGCGGGCGAGCGCTACCGCGAGGAGGGACTCGCGCTGTTCGGCGAGCTGCGGGAACGGATGGGTGCCGTGCTCGTCGACACCTGGGAGCGCCGGGCCGTCGCGGCCGCACCCGAAGCGGCCGCGCCCGACCCGGCCGCAGCCTCCCGCGCCCTCTCGGCCGCGCTGCACTTCACCATCGCTGACGCCGCAGCCCACGGCCGCCCGACTGCCGAGCTGCTCACCGACCTCGCCGCGGACTTCGAGGTGATCGTCCGCGGTTACGAGACCCACCCGACCACCTCAGAAGATTCAGACCACACAGAACAGGGAGAGAAATGA